From the Clavibacter phaseoli genome, one window contains:
- a CDS encoding CoA transferase translates to MTTPAPDDASGLAAAAAVLGATAPTRVVGRGALRSALPVTDLAVSALGLLGGAVVALDEAVGLPGASEVVVHRGRAETWCGQHVTPVGWALPSPWDPLSGSFPTRDGSWIRTHANAPRHRAALLAVTGCAPDADAAALTRAIAGWDAIALEDAVVAAGGVAAALRSAGEWAATDAGRAVAAEPLVAREDGGRDTGTAGWRPTAEAPLAGIRVLDLTRVIAGPACTQALAALGADVLRVDPPGWDEPAVLPLVMAGKRTARLDARTPDGRARLAELLAGADVLVHGYRPGALDALGFPREERERIRPGLVDVAVDAYGWTGPWAGRRGFDSILQSASGIAHAGMVAAGGDRPVPLPVQALDWSTGYLAAACAVAGLARRAGTGRGSAWRLSLARTAHALLALPRSPSPDAASAIEDADGEPPRRVTTPLGDARMTASPLRVGPASLSPAWIATALGGDAPTWR, encoded by the coding sequence GCTACCGCCCCGACGCGCGTCGTGGGCCGCGGCGCCCTCCGATCTGCGCTGCCCGTCACGGATCTCGCCGTGTCCGCGCTCGGGCTGCTCGGCGGCGCGGTGGTCGCGCTCGACGAGGCCGTCGGGCTGCCGGGCGCCAGCGAGGTCGTCGTCCACCGCGGTCGCGCCGAGACGTGGTGCGGGCAGCACGTGACGCCGGTCGGGTGGGCGCTGCCGTCGCCGTGGGATCCGCTCTCCGGCTCGTTCCCCACGCGCGACGGCTCGTGGATCCGCACGCACGCCAACGCGCCACGCCACCGCGCCGCGCTGCTCGCCGTCACCGGCTGCGCGCCCGACGCCGACGCCGCGGCGCTGACCCGGGCGATCGCCGGGTGGGACGCGATCGCCCTCGAGGACGCGGTCGTCGCGGCGGGCGGCGTCGCGGCGGCTCTCCGGAGCGCAGGCGAGTGGGCGGCGACGGACGCCGGCCGGGCGGTCGCCGCCGAGCCGCTGGTCGCGCGGGAGGACGGCGGCCGGGACACAGGCACGGCGGGCTGGCGGCCCACCGCGGAGGCGCCGCTCGCGGGGATCCGCGTGCTCGACCTCACGCGCGTCATCGCCGGCCCGGCGTGCACGCAGGCGCTCGCCGCCCTCGGCGCGGACGTGCTGCGCGTGGATCCGCCGGGCTGGGACGAGCCCGCCGTGCTGCCGCTCGTGATGGCCGGGAAGCGGACCGCGCGGCTCGACGCCCGGACCCCGGACGGGCGCGCCCGCCTCGCCGAGCTGCTGGCCGGCGCGGACGTGCTCGTGCACGGCTACCGTCCCGGCGCCCTCGACGCGCTCGGGTTCCCGCGGGAGGAGAGGGAGCGGATCCGCCCGGGCCTGGTCGACGTGGCCGTCGACGCGTACGGGTGGACCGGACCGTGGGCGGGGCGACGCGGCTTCGACTCGATCCTGCAGAGCGCGTCCGGGATCGCGCACGCGGGGATGGTCGCGGCGGGTGGCGACCGGCCCGTGCCGCTGCCCGTGCAGGCGCTCGACTGGAGCACGGGGTACCTCGCCGCCGCCTGCGCCGTCGCGGGGCTGGCGCGGCGGGCCGGAACCGGGCGCGGATCCGCCTGGCGGCTCTCGCTCGCCCGCACGGCGCACGCCCTGCTGGCCCTCCCGCGCTCCCCGTCGCCGGACGCGGCGAGCGCGATCGAGGACGCGGATGGCGAGCCCCCACGGCGCGTGACGACCCCGCTCGGCGACGCCCGCATGACGGCGTCGCCCCTGCGCGTGGGCCCCGCGTCGCTCTCCCCGGCGTGGATCGCCACCGCGCTCGGCGGGGACGCGCCGACCTGGCGCTGA
- a CDS encoding MarR family winged helix-turn-helix transcriptional regulator — protein MSPSAATHDPDRADVDAAGIDWGSGGIETQFGWSIQAVYQGFVRTAQGAVADVPGGPRGYQVLVAITTEEPSSQLALAQRLGIDKTQMTYVIDALAEGGHVERQPHPRDRRIRQVVPTAAGRALLATARVALGEVEDGLMGALDPEERIALRRLLARVAVGIGDAAAAADAGPADRGEPDTDAARLEQPVAAPHRSRRSARSTTPDGDPA, from the coding sequence ATGAGCCCATCCGCCGCGACCCACGACCCGGACCGCGCCGACGTGGACGCCGCCGGCATCGACTGGGGCTCCGGCGGCATCGAGACGCAGTTCGGCTGGTCCATCCAGGCCGTGTACCAGGGGTTCGTGCGCACGGCGCAGGGCGCCGTGGCGGACGTCCCGGGCGGACCGCGCGGGTACCAGGTGCTCGTCGCGATCACCACGGAGGAGCCGTCGTCGCAGCTCGCGCTCGCGCAGCGGCTCGGCATCGACAAGACGCAGATGACCTACGTGATCGACGCGCTCGCCGAGGGCGGGCACGTCGAGCGGCAGCCGCATCCGCGGGATCGCCGGATCCGCCAGGTCGTCCCGACCGCCGCCGGGCGCGCCCTGCTGGCGACGGCGCGCGTCGCGCTCGGCGAGGTGGAGGACGGCCTGATGGGCGCCCTCGACCCCGAGGAGCGCATCGCGCTCCGCCGCCTCCTCGCCCGCGTCGCCGTCGGCATCGGCGACGCCGCCGCCGCGGCCGACGCCGGTCCTGCCGACCGAGGCGAGCCCGACACCGACGCCGCGCGCCTCGAGCAGCCCGTCGCCGCCCCCCACCGCTCGCGCCGCTCGGCGCGCAGCACCACCCCAGATGGAGACCCCGCATGA
- a CDS encoding NmrA family NAD(P)-binding protein, translated as MSTSNPASASPSGPVVVAGATGDLGRRIVRELLAAGARVRVLTRPGSAAATEAWGDDPRVEVVEAAYTDRAALIRAVAGARVVVSAVSGARAVIVGAQRALLAAAVAAGVPRFIPSDYSADYRRVTPGSNRNFELRREFAADLDAAPIRATSVLNGAFADMLTGQAPIVLFDRRRVLYWSSADQVLDFTTKDDTARVTALVALDDDAPRVVEVAGDRVTARDLARIMTEITGTAFGLQWAGTTGVLGTASKAMRRIGRDEQETFPAWQGMQYLVSMYSGEAELLHVDRERFGAHTWTGVRDVLEAHVASRGATTAA; from the coding sequence ATGAGCACCTCGAACCCCGCATCCGCATCCCCGTCCGGCCCCGTCGTGGTCGCCGGCGCCACCGGCGACCTCGGCCGCCGCATCGTCCGCGAGCTGCTCGCCGCCGGCGCGCGCGTCCGCGTCCTCACCCGGCCCGGCAGCGCCGCGGCCACCGAGGCGTGGGGCGACGACCCGCGCGTCGAGGTCGTCGAGGCCGCCTACACCGACCGGGCCGCGCTGATCCGCGCGGTCGCCGGCGCGCGCGTCGTCGTCTCCGCCGTGAGCGGCGCCCGCGCCGTGATCGTCGGGGCGCAGCGCGCGCTCCTGGCAGCCGCGGTCGCGGCCGGCGTGCCGCGCTTCATCCCCTCGGACTACTCCGCCGACTACCGCCGGGTCACGCCCGGCAGCAACCGCAACTTCGAGCTGCGGCGCGAGTTCGCGGCCGACCTCGACGCGGCGCCCATCCGCGCCACCTCGGTGCTCAACGGCGCCTTCGCCGACATGCTCACCGGGCAGGCGCCCATCGTCCTGTTCGACCGGCGCCGCGTCCTGTACTGGTCGTCCGCCGACCAGGTGCTCGACTTCACGACCAAGGACGACACGGCCCGCGTGACGGCGCTCGTGGCGCTCGACGACGACGCGCCGCGCGTGGTCGAGGTGGCGGGGGACCGGGTCACCGCGAGGGACCTCGCGCGGATCATGACCGAGATCACGGGCACCGCGTTCGGCCTGCAGTGGGCGGGCACCACGGGCGTCCTCGGGACGGCGAGCAAGGCCATGCGCCGCATCGGCCGCGACGAGCAGGAGACGTTCCCGGCCTGGCAGGGGATGCAGTACCTCGTGAGCATGTACAGCGGCGAGGCGGAGCTGCTCCACGTGGACCGCGAGCGGTTCGGCGCGCACACCTGGACCGGCGTGCGCGACGTGCTCGAGGCGCACGTGGCGAGCCGTGGGGCGACGACCGCCGCCTAG